The Salvelinus sp. IW2-2015 linkage group LG4q.2, ASM291031v2, whole genome shotgun sequence genome includes the window CATTGGTATTCTGCATCGACTGCCCTGGGGATTTACTTTAGCCTCTTTTCAAACCATGAAAATAGGTTAACGACCTTGAGTTCAAACTCTTAGGGGACAGTTTCCTGGACACCAATTAAGCATAGTCCTGAAGAATGTACATTGAAATAGCATTTAAATCCAGGATTAGGCTTAAAATCGGCATCCAGGAAATTTCAGTTAAACTTCaaaaaacactctctctctctcacacacacacacacacctctacccccatcccccttctctctccaccccatcccccttctctctccaccccatcccccttctctctccacccccctccccccactctctctacccccctccccccactctctctacccccctccccccactctctcacaCAGAGTAAAGCAGGAGCCAGAAGACTAAGGAGCAGAAGTAGGGTTAAAATAACATCACCTCTCacacatcccaaatggctccctgttccctatataatgcactacttttgaccagacctatATGGGTCTTGGTCAACAGTAGTTaactatataggggatagagtgccatttgtgacCAGGATATTGAAGAACCCCCATAATAATTGTAAAGACGGCATGCATTGTGTCTGACGACTGACAGCACATTAATAAACTATTTTCTGATTTATATGGAAGAACTTCTCACACAGAGATGAACACAACATAAGATACAAATCTCATGTTGTCATGCTGCCAGCTTTACAAAGGGGCCTTACAGCAGAGATCAACAAAACAAGGTTATTAAACATTTTAACACCACAATATCTTCGTATCATGCTGGGGTTGTGAACGCACCCCTGTGCAGCCCTGTTCTAGCAAAACAAGGGGCGTCTTCGCCACTCCAAAACAGTTAAATCCTTAATGATCCATACTGACCAATATCCACCTCCAGGGAGGTTTAGTAAGCACCACGATATTTGTATAAAGTGGAGTGAGACTTCATCAAAACCAGGCAGGTAGCAAATAGCAGTTCCCTTCCACCAGAGATGAAAGCAACAACTGTACAACATCTTGGTGTCGACCAAACAGAAACATATGAAGGACCCCGAAGAGATTTGATCTTAGTTGCCTGTAGAAAAGCATGCAAACTGCACTGCGTTCACTAAAGCATTATGAAGTTCAATGGTGGGCGGATACAAGGTCTGTCAAGGAAGACTTGGATGAAAACAAACAATAGGCTTtgaggtaaaaaataataataaagtggAAAAGGAGAAACAGAAATATACATCAGATggaagatatacactgagtggacaaaacattaagaacacctgctctttccatgacagactgaccatgtcacttattaaatccacttcattcagtgtagatgaagggacgaagacaggttaaagaaggatgtttaagcctcgagacaattgagacatggattgtgtatgtgtgccattcagagggtgaatgggcaagacaaaagatttaagtgtcttcgaaaggggtatggtagtaggtgccaggccgctggcgcaccggtttgtgtcaagaactgcaccgctgctgggtttttcacactcaacagtttcctgtgtatcaagaatggtccaccacccaaaggacatccagccaacttgacacaactgtaggaagcattggagtcaacatgggccagcatccctgtggaacgctttcaacgccttgaagagtccatgcctcaacgaattgaggctgttctgaggtcaaaagggggtgaaactctatattaggaaggtgttcctaatgttttggacaCACAGTGTACAATGAAATAATGCTCAAAAGCTGTATATAATTTGTTAAAACAGGGATTAATgtagaatacaaaaaaaaaaaaaaaaatgcataacaCACAAAGCGGTAAAATTATCCTGTTCCAGTGCACTCCATACCTTCAGGTAAACTCAACCCAAACACAATcctttggtatttgtttcattagtccattgttgacataagcaaaacattttgtgactgtcagcactcaagttttcaagatttgcaactttcaaaatacagaaatcatccccgcATGACGCAGTTtgtatcatatgatgcaaaaaaGTAGCCTCATATGAGGCTAAATGCATCACacggggatgatttctgtattttgaaagttacatatcttttgggactatgtcaacaatggactaataaaacaaaaaacaaaatatttttgggtggaattttccttgaAACCTCAACCACCCAATCGATCAGTTTCAAAAGAAATAGGATGAACAGCTTTGTGTTCATTAGGGACAACAATTTTTTTTAGTTTACCAACGGAAAATGAAAAAGGAGCATTTCATATTGGACATGGATAAACCCTTCCTGTTCCTGTCTGTTTCCTTCATTTGATGCCTAAAGAACATGATAATGGTGTTGGGAGTCTGCAGTAGCACCTCCAATCCAGGGGAGGGTGCTGGTGGTGAGAGCAGAGCGGTCAGAATACGGGGCACTCCCGGTGAAGCTGAAGGGAGAAGAAGCAAGGCGTTGCTGAGGCCTTGCCAGCGCGTTGCTAGGGCTCTGTAAGCCGTCTGCTGTAAACTACTGCTGCTCAGGACCAGGTCCCGTATTCATAGAGcacctcagagtaggagtactgatctaggatcagttccacCTGTCCATGTCATCTTAGTTATCATGATCAAAaaatcctagatcagtactcctattCTGAGGCACTTTATAAAAACAAGCTTAGGCCCCAAACCAGGCCCCCTCCCCTTCCTCGCTGTTTGAAGGGGCATCTTCAATTCCCCTCCAGGCCTCTAGGAGTCCTCATCCTGGTCCTCACGGTTGCCCACCACCCTCTTTCGCAGCACCTCCTCTGGACGCCCCTCGGGagatgctctcctcctcctccagacaTCTTCCTGTTCTCCATCTTCATCGTCCTCATCATCCTCTTCTCCGTccgcctcctgctcctcctccagctgctgAATCAGCCTGGCTTGTTCCATCGTCTGTTTCTCTGGAATGGGACAATAAAGACTATATGAATAACAGGCCAATAAGAATAACAGGATAAAGACTATATGAATAACAGGACAATAAAGACTATATGAATAACAGTACAGGACAATAACAAAGTCATTATATTACATACTGCACCCTCCATGCCACTGCTCCTACACTAAAAACAGAACTGTCCACAACTTAAGAATACAAAAAAGTCTGTTCTCTGTAAAGACAAACGATAAAAGACTACCATAATCCTCTACTACTATATCCGCTCCAAGAGTTCAGCacataacacagagttacatttGCATGGATTCTCTGTCATCTCGTACTCACTCTGGTAGTAGTTTGGGGAGTTAAATCGTCGTGATGGGAAGACAAAATCTGCAATGAACACCAGTATCTGGAAGAGAAGGCACAAGAGAAGTTGTCTCGATTGGTGAGGAGAGCAGAGTTGATGTTACTGGAAGATATTGACATCTCTCTTTGTTTGCCTCCAATAACTTCCACAGcctgtcatttttccaacaaaatATAAAATGGGATGCATTTGCTCCATTGTTTACATGTGTCTTGGTGGTCCACTATGTGAGGGCACGCACATAATACTAACTAATAACAACACTTTATATGACCAGACGCCTTTCAGGACACCTTACATTAAAAAGTACATTAAAATCAAAAGTGCAAGATAAATCAAATCCTAGCTCAATTAAAATCAAACAAAGACACATCACATAGGGATTGAATATCGAGGAGTATGACTAACGTACCAGTCCCAGGACGAGGCCAGAGAAGAGAGTGGCCAGTCCAAAGATGACATATGAGCCCCACACTGGAATCCCCAAATGCTCTATCAGGTAGTTATGGCAATGCTGGAGGGGACAGAACAACGAGAAGTCAACTGTCAGTTACAACTTGGCAATGTCTTTGCAAACAGGCGAAGGAtaaaatatgcttcaaatgaagACTGAGATGACGGCATTAAGAGATAAATAGTGTAACTACAATATAggcttttcacactcaacagtttcctgtgtatcaagaatggtccaccacccaaaggacatccagctaacttgacacaactgtgggaagcattggagtcaacatgggccagcatccctgtggaacactttcgacaccttgtagagtccatgtcccgacgaattgaggctgttctgagggcaaaggttAAGGTGGGATTTGAATGGAGAAACCTGATCTGAGAGCAGCACTGCCTTTCGTTCCATTCTATCAGTATCAACACATGCCTCAACGACACACTTATGGAACGTTCTCTCCGCATGGTGTTCTGGGAAATATGTTACATCTTTggcgttgtaggaaagatgcatcgttaaaaaACACTCtgtaagcctaaattccatcgctatcgggaaaccgggccctggtcaaaggtcaaaggtggtgcactacatagggagccatttgggatgcagccatagtgttggtgtggtgttgtgttggtgttggtgtggtgttggtgtggtgtgggtgtggtgttggtgtggtgtggtgtgggtgtgggtgtggtgtgggtgtggtgtgggtgtggtgttggtgtgtggcgTCTGACAGCTCACAGAGTGAAGGCAAAAGCAGCACTCACCCTAATGAACATTGACAGCTTGAAGAGAGCGGACATTGTGTTCATCCTTCAgggggagaaaagggagaaatACCTTTTAGACATTTTAATTTAGATAATTTAAGAATTACCAGCTAACCTGATTAAAGTgtcaaactatcatggtccaaacacaccaagaaagttgtgaagagggcacgacaacgcattttcccccctcaggagactgaaaagatacgGCATcggccccagatcctcaaaaagttctacatctgcaccattgagagcatcctgaccggttgcatcaccacctggtatggcaactgctcggcatccgactgtaaggcgctacagagggtagtgcgtacagcccagtacatcactgggaacaagcatcctgccatccaggacctatatactaggctgtgtcagaggaaggcccaaaaaattgcaaAAGACTCAGgtcacccaggtcatagactgttcgctctgctaccgcacggaaagcagtaccggagcgccaagtctaggtctaaaagactccttaacagcttctacccccaaaccataagactgctgaacaactaatcaagtCGCCAACCAGACtattgcattgacccccccctttgtttttactctgctgctactcactgtttattatctatgcagtcactttacccctacctacatgtacaaattacctctaacctgtacctccgcacattgattcggtaccggtaccccctgtatatagctgcattatagtttatttattgtgttactttttaaaactttatttagtaaatattttcttaactccattttcttaaaactgcattgttggttatctTCTATAGTTAACTATATAacatttctatatatatatataggtctcaacttactgttaagagttagaatagtagaatacacaaggtgcaatttcaaaatatgGTTGTGCGTCAGCAGTTTTGCCCTTaaagcccatgtcagcaaaatgtcaggagggagggagggctctgactgcatgtgtgggtatggatgtgggaaCGCAGACCCGCGAGCGGGACCTTTTCATGCATTACATTTCAGTATTTTTCCCCCTCCAGTTTCACACATTAAGGCCCCGTAATGAGAGGAGACTCACATCAATCACTCAATCAATTAATCATGAATCCACTCACATGAAGGAAGATGGTCCAAACCAGGAAGACACAGGCTCAATGCCCTGCCACTTCTTCTCATCAATAAAGCTTAGCAAGTCATCTTTGGTGCGAGCCCCCTGGTACCTCCTGAACAAACCATCCttacagctgacacacacacacacacacacacacacacacacacacacacacacacacagtgtcatcATAGAGATCTACCACAATTAAAGCCAATATTGTGGCATTAAGCACAATAAAGAAACAGTCAGATTATTTGCCCATTGTGCCACATAGTAAGTACCTTATAGTAAGGTCATATATTTACAGTTCTTCTACCATTGACAGACAACATTTTATAGCAACATATAAGGCTAGTGTGTAAACTGGGTCTAGAATCATAAcagtagcaacaacaacaaaaagaacatGTTAGAAAGACACTTCCTCTTCCCGACAAAGTCTGAAGCTAAAGTATATAACagcatctcacattccagtgagGGTTATTGGTTAAAATGTGGTTGTAagattttcacatttcctgattaGTCTAAATAGGATGATGGGTGGTGGTTGAGTTTTGTTGGCCTGCGTCTGTGAGAGGAACAGGATGTGAGACATTGCTTGAGGCACTTACTGGTAGACGGTCGGAAGTGAAGTGATGATGAATCGCCCGCTCAAACCTAAGGCGTGGGTGGTGGGggcgggaggagagagcagaataTTAGTGAATATGACTAAATATCTCTCTGAATGAGTCCAACACCATCTTGTTCTTGACTGATATTACAAAGGGCCTACAAAAACATGAGATAGACCTAACAAATTATATCAATGGTAATAGTGGACTATAGCTGGATCAGATTAGATGCATTGTCTCAACTACAAAACATAGTggacctctcccctcctcattcCTCTGAAAGCAGTAGGGTGCAGCTGGCCCAAGAGACAGTGATCTTTGGTCTGTTTAGCATTTTACCCACTAAAGGTTAAGATTTGGATTGGAGAAGCTAGGATGATCTGTACCATGGGAAACTTCGTGAAACGTGAAGGGAAATTATTGATAGGCAGTCAGGAAGCCAGGGAGATATACATAACGTACCAGGCTGTTCAGTAACGTCCACCTTCGCTATGTTGACGCCCATGTCCTCACCCCAGTCGGCAAACTCATTCCACACCGGCTGGAGCTGTTGGCACGCCGGACACCACGGAGCAAAACTGCCGGGGACGAGTGAGGTGGGGCCAAACATTGGCATGACAATAACATTAACATTAGATACCGtttttcaacaacagacatatCTGACACGGCTATCCAAGATTCAATGACAACAGGTGTCAACATGTTATGAGTGACAGGTCAACATGTCTTAACTACACCatacaactaacgttagctacctaacaAAAACACTCAGTAGTCCAGCAGCCTAGCTCTATCTTTCCAACTCCACCATGCCATGGTCTGTCACATCATTTGAGATTAATCTGAAAGCATGGATTTTAGATTGTTAGCTGCAAGCCTATGAAACGatgtaacgttagcaagctatcTATCTAAGATAAACTATCTAGCTAGGTGTGCCCTCTCCGCGTGGCGTGGTAATCAACAAGTGCCGATTCAAGACTAGAAAACGACCTATTGCAAAGTAACGTTAGCTGTATGTATTGCCAGTTTAACTAAGCAGTTAGCTTATCATGCTTGCTACCTAGCTAGATGGACTTACAATTCAATCATCCATTCCCCTGCCAAGATGTCTTCCCAGTTTCCGTCAGTGATCTCTTTGAGGCTGCTCGGTTTGGCCAAGGCTGGATGCGACGTCAGGTAAATAAGCAAAAGGAGTGAACATGTCAAGAGATTCGATTTTGATCGCCAAGGTAAAGAAGATAACATAGCGTCGCCAATTTTGTGATCCAGCAAAGGCGCCATGTTTAGGTCTACCGTTTCTACTTCCGTTTACCTAGTTACCTCTGAAACCGCCCTTCTCAGCAGTTTTCTAAACAACTGTAAAATATACTGCTCACATTGACAGGTCTCTaatgtcacagaaaaacacacaatgTGTGGTATTTTATTTTCTAGTTTAGCAATTTAGcaatgctaaatatgtgtgtttaTTGCATCTTCCCTTGCCGCTTTTGGCACGCAAATGAAATGTTCCATTCAAGACCGCAACGTTTTGCAACGTCTTGAAAGAATCAGTTTCTGCTTTATGTTTACCACCAGAAAGTGGTACTGTGGCAcataaagtgtttgtgtgtgtgatgaggtTTGAATAAAGAGGAAACAATGCATTAAAAATACCTAAATGTATCATTTTTTTGTTCATATCAATATCAATTCATATCAATAGGCTACATTAGgtgtttctttcattattttttatctgATGTTAGTGCGTCACCTATGCCTAAACTTTAGGGCATAACTgtactttagccaaatacatgccAATTGCAAATGCTTTTTGGAACTTGGGCAGAACAATTTAGtcgatccactgaggcaaaaaagacaatgggaaagggggatgtttattatctatctcagttggtttggcaatgtgaacatgtttcccatgtcaataaagccctttgaattgaatttgatATTAAAGCCACGTTCACGTgttagtcggaactaggaaactctgaaatgttcTACTtgttaactggttgtagttatacacgtgccgcgTTCAACCTGTAGCGAGTCGAAAAGGttcgagtttcctagttccgagtaGCACATGAATGCGGCATTAGCTATAATGAAACAACTGAATGCAAATTCCCATAAATGAAAACAATGCAAACCATAGTAGTTGTAATGTGCATAAACTGAGTTTAGGAAACGTTACAACAATCTACCAGTTGAGGGTGAGTAACTACAAACCAATACAGTACCAATACAATACACGATTTTCAAGACTGATCCCTCCCTCGGATACAATACACGATTTTCAAGACTGATCCCTCCCTCGGATCAACCCTTTAGTCCCTTGGCtagtcatgtgacaaataaactgccGCAATATTCTGGGGGCGGGGACTTGTTCAAATTCAAGCGTCCAATCAATGGTGGgtttctgacaaaatcactataaTCATCCAATCAAACGCCATATCGGAGATTACTGGGCGCGTTGGGAGATTTTGAATTTTCAGCAGCATTTTGTCTTTCGGAGCGAAATCGCAAGAACAAGAATCAACGCTTTTAGGTGAGTTCGGATTTCTacctaaaacttttttttttgttgcaacaaATTGGTAAAGCAGATAGTTAATTTGgacacaatattgttttgaacagTTTTGGAAGTTGCAAAAACTACTCTCTGTTCGTCCGCTGTgacttttactttgtttacattcGATATGAAAAGCGGTCTAGCTAGCGCTAAattaggctaacgttagcttgattagctagcgttagctatcTAAGCTAAAGTGCATAAACGCAGAGAAATAATATATTTGATAAAAGGCAGTAGTTATGCCTCATTTATAACCAAGACATATGATTCAAAACGAGTCAGTAGCAGAGAGTTTGAGATTTCTTTTAGTTTTTGATAGTTCATGATTCTCCACTAACGAAAGTATGTGATACATTTGATAAAAAAATCTTGCTAAATATCACAtccataaaaatatatttatttgtggGGGAAACATCTTATTCAATATATTTTAAGGTGTACTTAAATAATGACTTTGCCACATTGAATAGTATGAATAAGGTATTGAAATCAATTGATACTGTTAATTAAGcttttcccaaaaatgttttatgtaaatACCCtttatgtgtttttgtctttatctgtTTGATGTGGTGTAAAAACAATTTATAGATTTTTGTAACACATTCGAATTTGTAACCTTCAAAATGTCACTAGTAGCCCTATAAATATGACTAATTCCTGATAATTTTACATGCActtttacatttggatattgtatatatatatattttttaacatcaaTCAAATAAATATCAGAATTGTGAAATTCAATATAAAACATTATGAATCTGGTGTACTATTTAGTGCCATGTCACTAGCACTGCCTCCATTCGAAtatgcttagctagctaactttagttttGGTACTTCTCCCCTCCCAGGATATGCCGGTTGAGGCTTGACGTAGCTAGCTACAGATATTGAAGCAGTATGAGCTGGGTAGTGGAGGAGTGGAAGGATGGTCTTTCAGGTAAAGCCCTGCAGAAGATACAAGAGATTGAGGGACAGCTGGACAagctgaagaaggagaggacTCAGAAACAGTTCCAGCTCGACTCACTGGAGGCTGCTCtacaaaaacagaaacaaaaggTTGCTGACTTAAGTTATGGTGTTGAATTCCAAAACATTAACAATACTTTATCCTAGGGGAATTTCTGTTTTTACATTCAGTTTGTGTGTTTGACATTCAAAGTTGTGTGTTCTCCAGGTTGACAGTGAGAAGAGCGAGGCGTCTGCCATTAAGAGGGAGAACCAGGCCTTAGTAGAGTCATGTGACGCCGTGGAGAAGGCCCGTCAGAAGGCGACCCACGATCTGGGGGTCaaagtgcaacaggtcagcaaccTGGAGGGTCAGCTCAGCACCAGCAAGAAGACCATAGAACGACTGGAGCAGGAACTCAGGAAGTGAGTCGCTTGCTCAGTACTACTGTACACTAGGGCTGTATGAGAAATCCGTTGGCTTTGTGCACATACTGGAGATGCTTAGCTAGCCTAGGAATCGGATGGttacaacataataataataacactgtATTCCTCTCTACAGATATAAGAATGAAAAGGACCGTTCGCAGCCCTCTCACTCCTCTGATCTACAGTCCTACAGCACTCCTCAGAAGACCTTTGCCACTCCT containing:
- the LOC111963580 gene encoding thioredoxin-related transmembrane protein 1, with amino-acid sequence MAPLLDHKIGDAMLSSLPWRSKSNLLTCSLLLLIYLTSHPALAKPSSLKEITDGNWEDILAGEWMIEFFAPWCPACQQLQPVWNEFADWGEDMGVNIAKVDVTEQPGLSGRFIITSLPTVYHCKDGLFRRYQGARTKDDLLSFIDEKKWQGIEPVSSWFGPSSFMMNTMSALFKLSMFIRHCHNYLIEHLGIPVWGSYVIFGLATLFSGLVLGLILVFIADFVFPSRRFNSPNYYQKKQTMEQARLIQQLEEEQEADGEEDDEDDEDGEQEDVWRRRRASPEGRPEEVLRKRVVGNREDQDEDS